A single genomic interval of Canis lupus dingo isolate Sandy chromosome 6, ASM325472v2, whole genome shotgun sequence harbors:
- the RNF40 gene encoding E3 ubiquitin-protein ligase BRE1B, which yields MSGPGNKRAAGDGGSGPPEKKLSREEKTTTTLIEPIRLGGISSTEEMDLKVLQFKNKKLAERLEQRQACEDELRERIEKLEKRQATDDATLLIVNRYWAQLDETVEALLRHHESQGELSSGTDAPGTQEGPARDETPLTEPGTSELREPLPVQLRPPLSEPALAFVVALGASSSEEVELQLQGRMEFSKAAVSRVVEASDRLQRRVEELCQRVYSRGDSEPPGEVARARTRELGRENRRLQDLATQLQEKHHRISLEYSELQDKVTSAETKVLEMETTVEDLQWDIEKLRKREQKLNKHLAEALEQLNSGYYVSGSSSGFQGGQITLSMQKFEMLNAELEENQELANSRMAELEKLQAELQGAVRTNERLKVALRSLPEEVVRETGEYRMLQAQFSLLYNESLQVKTQLDEARGLLLATKNSHLRHIEHMESDELGLQKKLRTEVIQLEDTLAQVRKEYEMLRIEFEQNLAANEQAGPINREMRHLISSLQNHNHQLKGDAQRYKRKLREVQAEIGKLRAQASGSTHSVPNLGHPEDSGLSAPAPGKEEGGPGPVTAPDGRKEMASVPGVTTTTSSAKKEELVPSEEDVQALTPGSQGPSSRSREPEARPKRELREREGPGLGPPSVASALSRADREKAKVEEAKRKESELLKGLRAELKKAQESQKEMKLLLDMYKSAPKEQRDKVQLMAAERKAKAEVDELRSRIRELEERDRRESKKIADEDALRRIRQAEEQIEHLQRKLGATKQEEEALLSEMDVTGQAFEDMQEQNGRLLQQLREKDDANFKLMSERIKANQIHKLLREEKDELGEQVLGLKSQVDAQLLTVQKLEEKERALQGSLGGVEKELTLRSQALELNKRKAVEAAQLAEDLKVQLEHVQTRLREIQPCLAESRAAREKESFNLKRAQEDISRLRRKLEKQRKVEVYADADEILQEEIKEYKARLTCPCCNTRKKDAVLTKCFHVFCFECVRGRYEARQRKCPKCNAAFGAHDFHRVYIS from the exons ATGTCTGGACCCGGCAACAAACGCGCCGCCGGCGACGGGGGCTCAGGGCCCCCAGAGAAGAAGCTGAGCCGCGAGGAGAAGACCACGACCACGCTTATAGAGCCTATTCGTCTTGGGGGCATCTCTTCTACG GAGGAGATGGACCTGAAGGTTCTGCAGTTCAAGAACAAGAAACTAGCAGAGCGATTGGAACAGCGACAGGCTTGTGAAGATGAACTCCGAGAACGAATTGAGAAGCTGGAGAAGCGGCAGGCCACAGATGATGCCACACTGCTCATTGTCAATCGCTACTGGGCCCAG CTGGATGAAACTGTGGAAGCCCTTCTTCGACACCATGAGAGCCAGGGGGAGCTGTCTTCAGGGACAGATGCGCCTGGGACCCAGGAGGGGCCAGCACGTGATGAGACCCCTCTCACAGAACCAGGGACATCGGAACTGAGGG AGCCCCTACCAGTGCAGCTGCGGCCCCCCCTCAGTGAGCCAGCTTTGGCTTTTGTGGTAGCACTGGGCGCAAGCAGTAGTGAGGAGGTGGAGCTGCAGCTGCAGGGCCGAATGGAGTTCTCCAAGGCAGCTGTGTCCCGTGTTGTAGAGGCCTCAGACCGCCTACAGCGCCGAGTGGAGGAACTCTGTCAGCGAGTATACAGCCGAG GGGACAGTGAGCCCCCCGGTGAGGTGGCTCGGGCACGTACCCGGGAGTTGGGTCGTGAGAACCGGCGGCTGCAGGACTTGGCCACCCAGCTACAAGAGAAGCACCACCGCATCTCATTGGAG TACTCTGAGCTCCAGGATAAAGTGACATCAGCAGAGACCAAGGTGCTGGAGATGGAGACGACAGTGGAGGATCTGCAGTGGGACATCGAGAAGCTGCGCAAGCGTGAGCAGAAGCTCAATAAACACCTGGCGGAGGCCTTGGAGCAG CTCAACTCTGGCTACTACGTATCTGGGAGCTCCTCAGGTTTCCAGGGGGGTCAGATCACACTCAGCATGCAGAAG TTCGAGATGCTGAATGCAGAGTTGGAGGAAAACCAGGAATTGGCCAACAGCCGTATGGCAGAGCTGGAGAAGCTACAGGCTGAACTTCAGGGCGCTGTGCGGACCAACGAGCGCCTCAAG GTGGCCCTGCGGAGCCTTCCTGAGGAGGTGGTGCGGGAAACAGGGGAGTACCGAATGCTGCAGGCCCAGTTTTCACTGCTCTACAATGAGTCTCTGCAAGTCAAGACCCAGCTAGATGAGGCCCGGGGGCTGCTGCTGGCTACCAAGAATTCCCACCTGAGACACATTGAACACATGGAG AGCGATGAGCTGGGGCTGCAGAAGAAGCTGCGCACAGAGGTTATCCAGCTGGAGGACACGCTGGCCCAGGTACGCAAGGAGTACGAGATGCTGCGCATCGAGTTTGAACAGAACCTGGCAGCCAACGAGCAGGCGG GGCCCATCAACCGAGAGATGCGCCACCTGATCAGCAGCCTCCAAAACCACAACCACCAGCTAAAGGGGGACGCCCAGCGGTACAAGCGGAAACTGCGGGAAGTGCAGGCTGAGATTGGCAAG CTCCGGGCCCAGGCCAGTGGCTCAACCCACTCCGTCCCCAACCTGGGCCACCCAGAGGACTCTGGCCTCagtgccccagccccagggaaaGAAGAGGGTGGGCCAGGCCCAGTCACTGCCCCCGATGGCAGGAAGGAGATGGCTTCAGTGCCTGGTGTCACCACTACTACCTCCTCAGCAAAGAAGGAGGAGCTGGTCCCTTCTGAGGAAGATGTCCAGGCCCTAACTCCTGGCTCCCAGGGTCCCTCCTCCCGGAGCCGAGAACCTGAGGCCAGGCCCAAGCGGGAGCTTCGTGAGCGGGAAGGGCCTGGTCTTGGACCCCCATCTGTAGCCTCAGCTCTCTCAAGGGCTGATCGGGAGAAGGCCAAGGTGGAAGAGGCCAAGAGGAAGGAGTCAGAACTCCTCAAAGGTCTCCGAGCAGAGCTCAA GAAGGCCCAGGAAAGCCAGAAGGAGATGAAGCTGCTGCTGGACATGTACAAGTCAGCACCCAAAGAACAACGGGATAAGGTGCAGCTCATGGCAGCTGAACGCAAGGCCAAGGCTGAG GTTGATGAACTACGGAGCCGCATTCGAGAATTGGAGGAGAGGGACCGAAGGGAGAGCAAAAAAATTGCAGATGAGGATGCCCTGCGGCGCATTCGGCAGGCGGAGGAGCAGATCGAACATCTGCAGCGCAAGTTGGGTGCTACCAAGCAG GAAGAGGAAGCTCTGCTGTCAGAGATGGATGTAACTGGTCAAGCTTTTGAGGACATGCAGGAGCAAAATGGGCGGCTGCTACAGCAGTTACGGGAAAAGGATGATGCCAACTTTAAGCTGATGTCAGAGCGGATCAAGGCCAACCAGATTCACAAGCTACTGCGGGAGGAGAAGGATGAGCTGGGCGAGCAAGTTCTGGGCCTAAAGTCCCAG GTGGATGCCCAGCTGCTGACCGTGCAAAAGTTGGAGGAAAAAGAACGGGCCTTGCAGGGCAGCCTTGGGGGTGTGGAGAAGGAGCTGACGCTGCGCAGCCAAGCCCTGGAGCTCAACAAGAGGAAG GCTGTGGAAGCGGCCCAGCTGGCTGAGGACCTAAAGGTGCAGCTGGAACACGTGCAGACGCGGCTGCGAGAGATCCAGCCTTGCCTGGCAGAGAGTCGGGCTGCTCGTGAGAAGGAGAGCTTCAACCTCAAGAGGGCTCAG GAGGATATATCACGGCTGCGACGCAAgttggagaagcagaggaaggtgGAGGTTTATGCAGATGCCGATGAAATCCTTCAGGAGGAGATCAAGGAGTACAAG GCGCGGTTGACCTGCCCCTGCTGTAACACCCGCAAGAAGGATGCAGTCCTTACCAAGTGCTTCCACGTTTTCTGCTTCGAGTGTGTGCGGGGCCGCTATGAGGCCCGCCAGAGGAAGTGCCCCAAGTGCAACGCGGCCTTTGGTGCCCACGACTTCCATCGTGTCTACATCAGCTGA